One window from the genome of Amycolatopsis sp. NBC_01480 encodes:
- the nshR gene encoding NshR/TsnR family 23S rRNA methyltransferase: MAELEIITEKSDPAVQRILDVTKPSRSSIKTTLIEDAEPLLQCLGAGLGFIEVYGSENTPVPADLLAACAERNVPVRLMDTTVVNHLFKGERKPKIFGIARVPRPSAFSDVQQRTGDLVVLDGVKIVGNIGAIVRTSFALGAAGIVLVDSDLGSIADRRLIRASRGYVFSLPIVLATREEAIEHIRASGLSLMIFDADGELTVDDLGKQDERLALLFGSEKTGTSDGFRGIPSTSVSIPMISSAESLNVSVSAGIALHERTRRNVTAD; the protein is encoded by the coding sequence ATGGCCGAGCTGGAAATCATCACGGAGAAATCCGACCCCGCGGTGCAGCGGATCCTCGACGTCACCAAGCCGTCGCGGTCCAGCATCAAGACGACGCTGATCGAGGACGCCGAGCCGCTCCTGCAGTGCCTCGGCGCGGGGCTGGGGTTCATCGAGGTGTACGGGAGTGAAAACACGCCCGTACCAGCTGATCTGCTGGCCGCCTGCGCGGAGCGGAACGTGCCGGTCCGGCTGATGGACACCACGGTCGTCAACCACCTGTTCAAGGGCGAGCGGAAGCCGAAGATCTTCGGCATCGCGCGCGTCCCTCGGCCGAGCGCTTTCAGTGACGTCCAGCAGCGGACGGGTGACCTCGTGGTCCTCGACGGAGTGAAGATCGTCGGCAACATCGGCGCCATCGTGCGGACTTCCTTCGCCCTCGGCGCCGCCGGTATCGTCCTGGTCGACAGCGACCTGGGCAGTATCGCCGACCGTCGGCTGATCCGCGCCAGCCGCGGTTACGTGTTCTCCCTGCCGATCGTGCTTGCCACCCGCGAAGAGGCGATCGAGCACATCCGCGCGAGCGGCCTGTCCCTGATGATCTTCGACGCGGACGGCGAACTGACCGTCGACGACCTGGGCAAGCAGGACGAACGCCTGGCCCTGCTCTTCGGCAGCGAGAAGACCGGTACGTCCGACGGCTTCCGCGGCATCCCGTCCACCTCGGTGTCCATCCCGATGATCAGCTCGGCGGAATCGCTGAACGTCTCGGTTTCGGCGGGCATCGCCCTGCACGAACGCACCCGCCGAAACGTCACAGCCGACTGA
- a CDS encoding DUF6286 domain-containing protein: protein MKRRPRRSAPATLSALVILAVCVLAAAVSVQLLLGERPWISCAAVTGWLHGQHWTDVIPAVAGGVAALLGLVLLLAAVLPGRARVLPLRGDLDSGASRRSYRSTLRAAASTVDGVSGAKLKLGRRRVKAVVTTARTSTEGLADAVRTAVEQRIGQIDPVTPPAVKVRLKTSGSAS from the coding sequence GTGAAACGCCGACCGCGACGCAGTGCGCCGGCCACGTTGAGCGCGTTGGTGATCCTCGCCGTGTGCGTGCTCGCCGCGGCCGTCTCGGTCCAGCTGCTGCTCGGCGAACGGCCGTGGATCAGCTGCGCGGCGGTGACCGGCTGGCTCCACGGCCAGCACTGGACCGACGTGATCCCGGCCGTCGCGGGCGGGGTGGCGGCGTTGCTCGGCCTGGTCCTGCTGCTCGCCGCCGTCCTGCCGGGACGGGCGAGGGTGCTGCCGCTGCGCGGTGACCTCGACTCCGGGGCCTCGCGGCGCAGCTACCGGTCCACCCTGCGCGCCGCTGCGTCCACTGTGGACGGTGTCAGTGGCGCCAAGCTGAAGCTCGGGCGACGCCGGGTGAAGGCCGTCGTGACCACGGCCCGCACCAGCACCGAGGGGCTCGCCGACGCCGTGCGCACCGCCGTCGAGCAGCGCATCGGCCAGATCGACCCCGTCACCCCGCCGGCCGTGAAGGTCCGGCTCAAGACCTCCGGGAGCGCGTCGTGA
- a CDS encoding Asp23/Gls24 family envelope stress response protein — protein sequence MTTIAPADDRGALTIADRTVQRIATQAVTEVDGADPAKVTAQVGADTVTLDVRLSIGYPLPVAKTTEAAREHLRRRTAELTGLAVSRVDITVTALPTSAAEPRRVL from the coding sequence GTGACCACCATTGCGCCGGCCGACGACCGCGGCGCGCTCACTATCGCCGACCGCACGGTGCAGCGCATCGCCACGCAGGCGGTGACCGAGGTCGACGGCGCGGACCCGGCCAAGGTGACCGCGCAGGTCGGCGCCGACACCGTGACGCTCGACGTCCGGCTCTCCATCGGCTACCCGCTGCCGGTCGCCAAGACCACGGAGGCCGCGCGCGAGCACCTGCGACGCCGGACGGCCGAGCTGACCGGGCTCGCGGTCTCCCGCGTGGACATCACCGTCACCGCGCTCCCCACCAGCGCGGCCGAACCGAGGAGGGTCCTGTGA
- a CDS encoding NAD(P)-dependent oxidoreductase, whose amino-acid sequence MKFVLVAATGRVGRLVLDQAVAAGHDVTAVARRPEGLPGPAVAVDFTRPDLDALAAALAGADAVVSALGPRTRAEDGIVSAGTRALTAAMATAGVRRLVAVSVAGIAMREGEDRDPGAGWFTRNVLSRLAQARLGAHYADIAATHDLLRHTDLDWTTVGCPLLTDRPATGTHRLAYDHPVPHGWRISRADAATCLLTTIPEPATFRRCLAIAC is encoded by the coding sequence GTGAAATTCGTGCTCGTCGCCGCGACCGGCCGCGTCGGCCGTCTCGTGCTCGACCAGGCCGTCGCCGCAGGCCACGACGTGACTGCTGTTGCGCGGCGGCCCGAGGGGCTGCCGGGGCCCGCGGTGGCCGTGGACTTCACCCGCCCGGACCTCGACGCACTCGCCGCCGCACTGGCCGGCGCCGACGCCGTGGTGTCCGCGCTCGGCCCGCGCACCCGGGCGGAAGACGGCATCGTCTCGGCCGGAACCCGGGCGTTGACCGCGGCGATGGCGACCGCGGGCGTCCGCCGCCTGGTCGCGGTGAGCGTCGCCGGCATCGCGATGCGTGAGGGCGAGGACCGCGACCCCGGCGCCGGCTGGTTCACCCGGAACGTGCTGAGCCGGCTCGCGCAAGCCCGTCTCGGCGCGCACTACGCCGACATCGCCGCCACCCACGATCTGTTGCGCCACACCGATCTCGACTGGACCACCGTCGGCTGCCCCCTGCTCACCGACCGCCCCGCCACCGGCACCCACCGCCTCGCCTACGACCACCCCGTCCCCCACGGCTGGCGAATCAGCCGAGCCGACGCCGCCACTTGCCTCCTGACGACAATCCCCGAGCCCGCCACTTTCCGCCGCTGCCTCGCTATCGCCTGCTAG
- a CDS encoding MarR family winged helix-turn-helix transcriptional regulator encodes MTADQDRPSGVDVAVLLRRAQLRKQMACEAALAQVGMTLPQWGVLHAVAAEPDSSTHALALVTGQSDQSAGAVVARLEQRGLLERRPGVGKAILHRITPDGDELERRCNTIVEEVMTRLIAGLGDQALRTLRTSLEAIAEAAHPTAVKSAVNDHSGLSGTRS; translated from the coding sequence ATGACAGCGGATCAGGACAGGCCCAGCGGCGTTGACGTCGCGGTGCTGTTGCGACGGGCTCAGCTGCGCAAGCAGATGGCCTGCGAGGCCGCCCTCGCCCAGGTGGGGATGACGTTGCCGCAGTGGGGTGTGCTGCACGCCGTCGCGGCCGAGCCGGATTCCTCGACCCACGCGCTGGCGCTGGTCACCGGCCAGTCCGATCAGTCCGCGGGCGCGGTGGTCGCCCGCCTCGAACAGCGCGGGCTGCTCGAACGCCGGCCCGGTGTCGGCAAAGCGATTCTGCACCGGATCACGCCCGACGGCGACGAGCTGGAACGACGCTGCAACACCATCGTCGAGGAAGTGATGACCCGGCTGATCGCGGGCCTCGGCGATCAGGCCCTCCGGACGCTGCGGACCTCCCTGGAGGCGATCGCGGAAGCGGCCCACCCGACGGCGGTCAAATCGGCTGTCAACGACCACAGCGGGCTGTCCGGCACCCGTTCCTGA
- a CDS encoding MarR family winged helix-turn-helix transcriptional regulator has protein sequence MSSVSSREQRRAITAVKESLRDLRNQLSLLNHQVSSAVRIKDVDLDCLELIQRTGPLSPSVLARTAGLHPATLTGILDRLQRGGWIVRERDPEAADRRAITVRALRDRNGELIRHYAGMNTAMDAICAGYTEAELELLAGFLRRVTAAGHDATAELATE, from the coding sequence ATGAGTTCCGTATCGTCTCGCGAGCAGCGGCGAGCCATCACTGCCGTCAAGGAGTCGCTGCGCGACCTGCGCAACCAGCTGTCGCTGCTGAACCACCAGGTCAGCTCGGCCGTGCGGATCAAGGACGTCGACCTCGACTGCCTCGAGCTGATCCAGCGCACCGGCCCGCTCAGCCCGAGCGTGCTGGCGCGCACGGCCGGGCTGCACCCGGCGACGCTCACCGGGATCCTCGACCGGCTGCAACGCGGCGGCTGGATCGTCCGCGAACGCGATCCGGAGGCGGCCGACCGGCGGGCGATCACCGTGCGCGCGCTGCGCGACCGCAACGGCGAGCTGATCCGCCACTACGCGGGCATGAACACGGCGATGGACGCCATCTGCGCCGGCTACACCGAAGCCGAACTCGAGCTGCTGGCCGGCTTCCTCCGCCGCGTCACCGCGGCCGGCCACGACGCCACCGCCGAGCTGGCGACGGAATGA
- a CDS encoding alkaline shock response membrane anchor protein AmaP, with translation MTDLNRPARLNRGLLVVLGLVLLAAGGFAVATHFRKLTLLRPDAPLVPGTGLPPSWVLYVVAGAAIVLGLLTLRWLAAQLTHKPRTQVWRFDTDPTEGTTSLAASVAVEPFVAELAACPGVHDAHATLAGPPTAPRLAAVLSVDQDGDLPEIRRELESTVLPRLRQALDLDELPVTLEFRFSTKTRSARIS, from the coding sequence GTGACCGACCTCAACCGCCCGGCCCGGCTCAACCGCGGCCTGCTCGTGGTGCTGGGACTGGTGCTGCTCGCGGCCGGCGGGTTCGCCGTCGCGACGCACTTCCGGAAGCTCACGCTGCTGCGGCCGGACGCGCCGCTGGTCCCCGGCACCGGCCTGCCGCCGTCGTGGGTGCTGTACGTCGTCGCCGGGGCCGCGATCGTGCTCGGGCTGCTGACGCTGCGGTGGCTCGCCGCCCAGCTCACCCACAAGCCGCGCACGCAGGTCTGGCGCTTCGATACTGACCCGACCGAAGGGACGACGTCGCTCGCCGCGAGCGTGGCCGTCGAGCCGTTCGTCGCGGAACTCGCCGCCTGCCCGGGCGTGCACGACGCCCACGCGACCCTCGCCGGGCCGCCCACCGCGCCGCGCCTGGCGGCGGTGCTGAGCGTCGATCAGGACGGCGACCTGCCGGAGATCCGCCGCGAGCTCGAGTCGACGGTGCTGCCGCGCCTGCGTCAGGCCCTCGACCTGGACGAGCTGCCGGTGACGCTGGAATTCCGGTTCTCCACGAAGACTCGCAGCGCCCGGATTTCCTGA
- a CDS encoding contact-dependent growth inhibition system immunity protein — translation MDDNVDGDLGLTLEAIEKRPWGDAPSDASYLVRTVHRLRRKPIGQLGVEDLRILLGQDVGTEAVLPRALTVLEREPLAEGDYYPGDLLAAVLSLPVAYWQKYPAYADRIERILTTVESMDPETGEDPDDATQSKIQAYRERRSRQ, via the coding sequence ATGGACGACAATGTGGATGGCGACCTGGGCCTGACACTCGAAGCGATCGAGAAGCGGCCCTGGGGTGACGCGCCTTCCGACGCCTCGTATCTGGTGCGGACAGTTCACCGACTGCGCCGGAAGCCGATCGGCCAACTGGGGGTCGAGGACCTTCGCATCCTGCTGGGGCAGGACGTCGGCACCGAAGCTGTGCTGCCGCGAGCGTTGACCGTGCTGGAGCGCGAGCCACTGGCGGAAGGCGACTACTACCCCGGCGATCTCCTTGCCGCTGTGCTGTCACTGCCGGTGGCGTACTGGCAGAAGTATCCGGCTTACGCGGACCGGATCGAGCGCATCCTGACCACGGTCGAGTCGATGGATCCTGAAACCGGCGAGGATCCGGACGACGCCACGCAGTCGAAGATCCAGGCGTATCGCGAGCGTCGTTCGCGGCAGTGA
- a CDS encoding alpha/beta fold hydrolase, with protein MSRIDQTIEIPHLGGSTVGYTFGKPYDPSLPTLVLINSFTTSAELYRPQFADPVLGSVANLLALEPYGHGRTRATYRQFTYWDSAIANLQVLAALGIREAFVLGTSQGGWMAARMALLAPDVVRGLLLLGTSMDFESPRSRDLGCWDAFASNSAVIDALAEPVGDDWVVPDFFVDAVLGSGLGGVSDEEREFWLAAYRANYTGDDGRHRLRVSTVNLRDRDGLHGRLDEVRCPVRWLHGTADQVYSVANAEEEIRLFTGSPEARLEVVEGGQHFLSASHPEEAGAAAAGFVKHWA; from the coding sequence ATGAGCAGGATCGACCAGACCATCGAGATCCCCCACCTCGGCGGGTCAACCGTCGGGTACACCTTCGGCAAGCCGTACGATCCCTCGTTGCCGACGCTGGTCCTGATCAACTCGTTCACCACCTCCGCCGAGCTGTACCGGCCGCAGTTCGCCGACCCGGTGCTCGGGTCCGTGGCCAACCTGCTCGCGCTGGAGCCGTACGGGCACGGCCGCACGCGGGCGACCTACCGCCAGTTCACCTACTGGGACAGCGCGATCGCGAACCTGCAGGTCCTCGCGGCCCTCGGCATCCGCGAGGCGTTTGTGCTCGGGACCTCGCAGGGCGGCTGGATGGCGGCGCGCATGGCGCTGCTCGCCCCGGACGTCGTGCGGGGCCTGCTGCTCCTTGGCACCTCGATGGACTTCGAGAGCCCGCGCAGCCGTGACCTGGGCTGCTGGGACGCGTTCGCCTCCAACTCGGCGGTGATCGACGCGCTGGCCGAGCCGGTCGGCGACGACTGGGTGGTGCCGGACTTCTTCGTGGACGCGGTGCTCGGGTCCGGCCTGGGCGGAGTTTCGGACGAGGAGCGCGAGTTCTGGCTCGCCGCCTACCGCGCCAATTACACCGGTGACGACGGCCGCCACCGGCTGCGCGTCAGCACGGTCAACCTGCGCGACCGCGACGGGCTCCACGGCCGGCTGGACGAGGTCCGCTGCCCGGTCCGATGGCTGCACGGCACCGCGGACCAGGTCTACTCGGTGGCGAACGCCGAGGAGGAGATCCGCCTGTTCACCGGCTCGCCCGAAGCCCGCCTGGAAGTCGTCGAGGGTGGCCAGCACTTCCTGAGCGCTTCGCACCCGGAGGAGGCTGGCGCCGCGGCAGCCGGGTTCGTGAAGCACTGGGCTTGA
- a CDS encoding Asp23/Gls24 family envelope stress response protein, translating to MTDTATKNTVSAGEMEKPGTSALSSSHGATTIADTVVQKVAGLAAREVSGVYDLGGGAARAFSAIRERIPGASASAGQGVSVEVGEKQAAVDLQILVEYGVSIADLSRSVRRNVIGAVEQMTGLEVVEVNINVSDVHIPGEGDDSDDSGSAPTGRVQ from the coding sequence ATGACCGACACGGCCACGAAGAACACGGTTTCCGCTGGTGAGATGGAGAAGCCGGGCACCAGCGCGCTCAGCTCCTCGCACGGGGCGACCACCATCGCGGACACCGTGGTGCAGAAGGTCGCCGGGCTGGCCGCACGCGAGGTCTCCGGCGTGTACGACCTGGGTGGCGGCGCCGCCCGCGCGTTCAGCGCCATCCGCGAGCGCATCCCGGGCGCGTCCGCCTCGGCCGGCCAGGGCGTCTCCGTCGAGGTGGGGGAGAAGCAAGCCGCCGTCGACCTGCAGATCCTGGTGGAGTACGGCGTCTCGATCGCCGATCTCTCCCGCTCGGTCCGCCGCAACGTGATCGGCGCGGTCGAGCAGATGACCGGGCTCGAGGTCGTCGAGGTCAACATCAACGTCTCCGACGTGCACATCCCCGGCGAGGGTGACGACTCCGACGACTCCGGCTCCGCGCCCACCGGCCGCGTGCAGTGA
- a CDS encoding RHS repeat-associated core domain-containing protein, which produces MSNPLVAPPKDSTTAVSGVPLLEDATGLKSAIESKDWAGVAMGAVGTALDALTAVMDPFGAIFAAGVGWLIEHVGPLKEALNALTGDADQIAAQSETWTNVAKELESVAGELTALVKKDLQSWTGDAADAYRKQTDDTSALISSAQKGCEGAASGVKTAGEVVAAVRQLVRDTIAELVGHLISWALQVVFTLGIGMTWVVPQVVAAVAKTASKITQVTTKLVKALKALVPLLKKAGTLFEDAGKALKGLKGGKVKAPEKPKDIKSPDPKPNTKDNGGTETAGDKGGGDNSTNTSGAHNDPPGDTGGKNDHGNGNDATNDPGKEPPAGNNGPDDHTSTSSTGNGTPKGDPKKTAEDPDNRPCLTDPVDLSSGEVIFEAVDLDLPELVVERVHISSYQSGRWFGPSWSSTLDQRLEADADHIRYFGPNGVILVYPLPAPGKPVLPVEGARWPLAEHEDGSFTISQVLPGRKLKFSGPRGSLLLRAIDNADGSRTQLSYAETGAPTLITHSSGLQVGFRTDGRRVTEMRMTGTDEMPDVVVRSYHYNDEGHLAEVVNSSGRPLRFDYGPNGRMTGWQDRNGVWYRYVYDAQGRCVRTVGDRGFFDGAFEYNSRARITCFTDSLGHVSEYEYNPEGKVIRETDPLGNVTLSKWERYGKLLSRTDPLGHTTSFSYDERGALESVTRPDGSILRLTEEPDGLTIETGSLSRFYPRNETPDPFTETLGIAKPLTSAQAAWTRGDADPAPVDRDMFGRPRSVLNRSQQSVALGWTVDGSARLRVLPSGVRETRGYDAEGNEVERVNGAGLAERTEYGPFDLVTATIDPSGARTSHTYDTELRPITITNPLGQSWTYGYDAAGRLVEETDYDGRTLRFGYDGAGRLVWSTNGAGERTEYDYDVLGNLVERRNPAGTTRFGYDAVGQMTAATMADVELRVAYDGEGNVLSESIDGRTLTYVYEDDGTVRWRTPSGIDGVWSFDQNGRPTSLVIAGHTVRFEHDEGGREISRIVDGGVSFTQSFDVDDNLVGQSVQAAGAPPRHRRFSYRQDGLLTGIDDDAAGRTRLVLDATGRVTETHSAAGSETFRYDPAGNVVETREPGRLPSAGTRRYVGNRLVSAGAVSFEHDAQGRVITRNEGGRIWKYLWDSQDRLLAVATPEGERWQYRYDPIGRRIGKQRVVTSAAGAPVPAESYEFTWSGALLVEQVYVDEAQTRHVTVWAHHPEDNRPIVQVERSATLDERFFAIVTDLIGRPTDLVDAAGSPVWHGTAGLWGRESGAAATPLRFPGQYADAESGLHYNLYRYYDPSTGRYLSQDPLGLGPNPNPLAYVANPLADRDLLGLACGKKDGGGANKTNDRPGGGNNAGNIPRKILNWFRKPFKKKPKETPAAPPPHTDPNPPPPPKSDGKYSNGQKPMLDKYENETDPAKEPFPGQSVKRLDDQQREEHRVYIDSSGNMRNAKDGTLFDTSTATDIHHGTGDGRAIYTMDQHGNIYASNYQGAGDFHHSTLANGEPVAGAGELTVKNGKVTLVNNTSGHYQPGLSQLQNITDELKANGVNPRVEGFGGMHLNFPGGPIT; this is translated from the coding sequence ATGAGTAATCCGTTGGTTGCGCCGCCGAAGGATTCGACGACGGCGGTGTCGGGCGTTCCGTTGCTGGAGGACGCGACCGGGCTGAAGTCCGCGATCGAGAGCAAGGACTGGGCCGGCGTGGCGATGGGCGCGGTGGGCACCGCGCTGGACGCGCTGACCGCCGTGATGGACCCGTTCGGCGCAATCTTCGCCGCCGGTGTCGGGTGGCTGATCGAGCACGTCGGACCGCTCAAGGAAGCGCTCAACGCGCTGACCGGCGACGCGGACCAGATCGCGGCGCAGTCGGAGACCTGGACGAACGTCGCCAAGGAACTCGAGAGCGTCGCCGGTGAATTGACCGCCCTGGTCAAGAAAGACCTGCAGAGCTGGACCGGCGACGCCGCCGACGCGTACCGCAAGCAGACGGACGACACCTCGGCGTTGATCAGCAGCGCGCAGAAGGGCTGCGAGGGCGCGGCCAGCGGCGTCAAGACCGCCGGCGAGGTCGTCGCCGCGGTCCGGCAGCTGGTGCGCGACACGATCGCGGAACTGGTGGGGCACCTGATCTCCTGGGCGCTTCAGGTGGTGTTCACGCTGGGCATCGGCATGACCTGGGTGGTCCCGCAGGTCGTCGCCGCGGTCGCCAAGACCGCCTCGAAAATCACCCAGGTGACCACAAAACTGGTCAAGGCGCTCAAGGCCTTGGTGCCGCTGCTGAAGAAGGCCGGCACCCTGTTCGAAGACGCCGGGAAAGCGTTGAAGGGCCTCAAAGGCGGCAAGGTCAAGGCGCCCGAAAAGCCCAAGGACATCAAGTCCCCCGACCCCAAGCCGAACACCAAGGACAACGGCGGCACCGAGACCGCGGGTGACAAGGGCGGTGGGGACAACAGCACCAACACCTCCGGCGCCCACAACGATCCCCCCGGCGACACCGGCGGCAAGAACGACCACGGCAACGGCAACGACGCCACGAACGACCCGGGCAAGGAACCCCCCGCCGGCAACAACGGCCCGGACGACCACACCTCCACCAGCAGCACCGGAAACGGCACCCCCAAGGGTGATCCGAAGAAGACGGCGGAGGACCCGGACAACCGCCCCTGCCTCACCGACCCGGTGGACCTCTCCAGCGGCGAGGTGATCTTCGAAGCAGTCGACCTCGACCTGCCGGAGCTGGTGGTGGAGCGGGTCCACATCTCGTCCTACCAGTCCGGACGCTGGTTCGGCCCGTCCTGGTCCTCGACCCTGGACCAGCGGCTGGAAGCCGACGCGGACCACATCCGCTACTTCGGCCCCAACGGCGTGATCCTGGTTTACCCGCTGCCCGCCCCGGGCAAGCCGGTCCTGCCGGTCGAGGGCGCCCGGTGGCCGCTGGCCGAGCACGAGGACGGCAGCTTCACGATCAGCCAGGTGCTGCCGGGCCGGAAGCTGAAGTTCTCCGGCCCCCGCGGCTCGCTGCTGCTGCGCGCGATCGACAACGCCGACGGCTCGCGAACCCAGCTGTCGTACGCCGAAACCGGCGCGCCGACGCTGATCACGCACTCCAGCGGGCTTCAGGTCGGTTTCCGCACCGACGGCCGCCGGGTCACCGAGATGCGGATGACCGGTACCGACGAGATGCCGGACGTCGTCGTGCGCAGCTACCACTACAACGACGAAGGACACCTCGCCGAGGTCGTCAACTCCTCCGGTCGGCCACTGCGCTTCGACTACGGCCCGAACGGCCGGATGACCGGCTGGCAGGACCGCAACGGGGTTTGGTACCGCTACGTCTACGACGCCCAGGGCCGCTGTGTGCGCACGGTGGGCGACCGCGGTTTCTTCGACGGCGCGTTCGAGTACAACAGCCGGGCGCGGATCACCTGCTTCACCGATTCCCTGGGCCACGTCTCGGAATACGAGTACAACCCCGAAGGCAAGGTCATCCGCGAGACCGACCCGCTGGGCAACGTCACACTGTCGAAGTGGGAGCGCTACGGCAAACTGCTCTCCCGCACCGACCCGCTCGGGCACACCACGTCGTTCTCCTACGACGAACGGGGCGCGCTCGAATCCGTGACGCGGCCCGACGGCTCGATCCTGCGCCTCACCGAGGAACCCGACGGGCTGACGATCGAAACCGGCTCGCTGTCCCGTTTCTATCCTCGGAACGAGACGCCGGACCCGTTCACCGAGACGCTCGGCATCGCAAAGCCGCTGACCTCCGCGCAGGCCGCCTGGACGCGCGGCGACGCGGATCCCGCGCCGGTGGACCGGGACATGTTCGGCCGGCCGCGGTCGGTGCTCAACCGGTCTCAGCAGAGTGTCGCGCTCGGCTGGACCGTCGACGGGAGCGCCCGGCTGCGCGTGCTGCCTTCCGGTGTGCGCGAAACCCGCGGTTACGACGCGGAAGGCAACGAGGTCGAGCGCGTCAACGGCGCGGGGCTGGCCGAGCGGACCGAGTACGGCCCGTTCGACCTGGTCACCGCGACGATCGACCCGTCGGGCGCCCGGACCAGCCACACGTACGACACCGAGCTGCGCCCGATCACGATCACCAACCCGCTCGGGCAGAGCTGGACCTACGGCTACGACGCGGCCGGGCGGCTGGTCGAGGAGACGGACTACGACGGCCGCACGCTCCGCTTCGGCTACGACGGCGCGGGCCGGCTCGTCTGGTCGACGAACGGGGCGGGCGAGCGGACCGAGTACGACTACGACGTGCTCGGCAATCTCGTCGAACGCCGGAACCCCGCCGGCACGACCCGGTTCGGCTACGACGCGGTCGGCCAGATGACCGCCGCGACCATGGCCGACGTCGAACTCCGCGTCGCTTATGACGGCGAGGGCAACGTCCTGAGCGAGTCGATCGACGGCCGGACGCTGACGTACGTCTACGAAGACGACGGCACCGTGCGGTGGCGGACTCCGTCCGGGATCGACGGCGTCTGGAGCTTCGACCAGAACGGGCGGCCCACGTCGCTCGTGATCGCCGGCCACACCGTGCGCTTCGAACACGACGAGGGCGGTCGGGAGATCTCGCGCATCGTCGATGGCGGCGTCTCGTTCACGCAGTCCTTCGACGTCGACGACAACCTGGTCGGCCAGTCGGTGCAGGCCGCGGGGGCGCCGCCGCGGCACCGCCGGTTCAGCTACCGGCAGGACGGGCTGCTCACCGGGATCGACGACGACGCGGCCGGGCGGACCCGGCTCGTGCTCGACGCCACCGGCCGGGTGACCGAGACGCACAGCGCGGCCGGCAGCGAAACCTTCCGGTACGACCCCGCCGGAAACGTGGTGGAGACCCGTGAGCCCGGCCGACTGCCGAGCGCGGGCACGCGCCGGTACGTGGGCAACCGGCTGGTGTCCGCGGGCGCGGTCTCCTTCGAGCACGACGCCCAGGGCCGGGTGATCACCCGGAACGAGGGCGGGCGGATCTGGAAGTACCTGTGGGACAGCCAGGACCGGCTGCTCGCGGTCGCCACCCCCGAGGGCGAGCGGTGGCAGTACCGGTACGACCCGATCGGCCGCCGGATCGGCAAGCAGCGCGTCGTCACCTCGGCCGCCGGCGCGCCCGTGCCCGCCGAGTCGTACGAGTTCACCTGGAGCGGCGCGCTGCTGGTGGAGCAGGTCTACGTGGACGAGGCGCAGACCCGGCACGTCACCGTCTGGGCGCACCACCCCGAAGACAACCGCCCGATCGTCCAGGTCGAGCGCTCGGCAACACTGGACGAACGGTTCTTCGCGATCGTCACCGACCTGATCGGCCGGCCGACCGACCTCGTCGACGCGGCGGGATCGCCGGTGTGGCACGGAACTGCGGGCCTGTGGGGCCGCGAGTCCGGTGCGGCGGCCACTCCGCTCCGTTTCCCAGGTCAGTACGCCGACGCCGAATCGGGCCTGCACTACAACCTCTACCGCTACTACGACCCGTCGACCGGCCGGTACCTGAGCCAGGACCCGCTCGGCCTCGGCCCGAACCCGAACCCGCTCGCCTACGTCGCCAATCCGCTGGCGGACCGCGACCTGCTCGGCCTCGCCTGCGGGAAGAAGGACGGAGGCGGCGCCAACAAGACGAACGACCGTCCGGGCGGCGGCAACAACGCGGGCAACATCCCCCGCAAGATCCTCAACTGGTTCCGCAAGCCGTTCAAGAAGAAGCCGAAGGAAACGCCGGCGGCACCGCCTCCGCACACGGACCCGAACCCGCCGCCGCCGCCGAAGTCCGATGGCAAGTACAGCAACGGGCAAAAGCCGATGCTGGACAAGTACGAGAACGAAACGGATCCGGCGAAGGAGCCTTTCCCGGGCCAGTCGGTGAAACGCCTGGACGACCAGCAACGGGAAGAGCACCGCGTATACATCGACAGCAGCGGAAATATGCGAAACGCGAAGGACGGCACCCTTTTCGACACCAGCACCGCGACTGACATCCACCACGGCACCGGAGACGGCCGGGCGATCTACACGATGGATCAGCACGGCAACATCTACGCCTCGAACTACCAGGGCGCCGGCGACTTCCACCACTCGACCTTGGCGAACGGCGAACCCGTCGCGGGCGCAGGCGAGCTGACGGTGAAAAACGGTAAGGTGACCCTCGTCAACAACACCAGCGGCCACTACCAGCCCGGCCTCAGCCAATTGCAGAACATCACCGACGAACTCAAGGCCAACGGCGTCAATCCACGCGTCGAAGGCTTCGGCGGCATGCACCTGAACTTCCCAGGGGGCCCGATCACATGA